A window of the Agrococcus jejuensis genome harbors these coding sequences:
- a CDS encoding MBL fold metallo-hydrolase, which yields MTLPVAASWFALEVVDDGLVRIDEPHADELVRGNVWWRRGRDADLLVDTGLGVGPLRSAVEAAAELVGAAPREPIVVLTHGHLDHAGGAGAFPDVRAHPADVPAAVADLAGAAFAAGIGLAEGVYPLPPLLVDAAPHAGWDGRAAQPAPRITTPLADGDAIDLGDRVYRVLHLPGHTPGSIGLVDDASGELFAGDVVYDDVLLDDLHDSEPAAYRASLERLLALPITVVRPGHGDSFGREDLVRIARGYLA from the coding sequence ATGACGCTGCCCGTCGCCGCGTCGTGGTTCGCGCTCGAGGTCGTCGACGACGGCCTCGTGCGCATCGACGAGCCGCACGCCGACGAGCTCGTGCGTGGCAACGTCTGGTGGCGGCGCGGCCGCGACGCCGACCTGCTCGTCGACACGGGCCTCGGCGTGGGTCCGCTGCGCTCGGCGGTGGAGGCGGCTGCCGAGCTCGTGGGCGCCGCGCCGCGCGAGCCGATCGTGGTGCTGACCCACGGGCATCTCGACCACGCGGGCGGCGCGGGCGCGTTCCCCGACGTGCGTGCGCATCCCGCCGACGTGCCCGCCGCCGTCGCCGACCTCGCAGGTGCCGCGTTCGCAGCCGGCATCGGCCTCGCCGAGGGCGTCTACCCGCTGCCACCGCTGCTCGTGGATGCGGCGCCGCACGCGGGGTGGGACGGACGCGCGGCGCAGCCCGCACCGCGCATCACGACGCCGCTCGCCGACGGCGACGCCATCGACCTCGGCGACCGCGTCTACCGCGTGCTGCACCTGCCCGGCCATACCCCCGGCTCCATCGGTCTCGTCGACGACGCCTCCGGCGAGCTCTTCGCCGGCGACGTCGTCTACGACGACGTGCTGCTCGACGACCTGCACGACTCCGAGCCCGCCGCGTATCGCGCATCCCTCGAGCGGCTGCTCGCGCTGCCGATCACGGTCGTGCGGCCCGGGCACGGCGACTCGTTCGGGCGCGAGGACCTGGTGCGGATCGCGCGCGGGTATCTCGCCTGA
- a CDS encoding helix-turn-helix domain-containing protein yields MPETPNLLGEYLRARRDLVTPDEVGIPVVGQRRVPGLRREEVAMLAGISAEYYLRLEQGRDTNPSPQVLRSIARVLRLDDDAYLLGLAAGEPRRSRPRVRREVVPESTQRLVAELPFPAFVEGRLLDVLAANPLATALSPRLAPGRNRLRDVFLDPAEQAMFQVMQGTAGALIAGFRQSIGTDVDDPACIALVGELSLASEDFRRLWARHDVGPRQGASLTLHHPEVGPLRLDREKLAIAGTPGLMLVIYHAQRGTDAAERLALLASAALPVAERDADARR; encoded by the coding sequence ATGCCCGAGACCCCGAACCTGCTCGGCGAGTACCTGCGCGCTCGCCGCGACCTCGTGACGCCCGACGAGGTCGGCATCCCCGTCGTCGGCCAGCGGCGCGTGCCGGGGCTGCGACGCGAGGAGGTCGCGATGCTCGCGGGCATCAGCGCCGAGTACTACCTGCGCCTCGAGCAGGGGCGCGACACGAACCCGTCGCCGCAGGTGCTGCGGTCGATCGCGCGCGTGCTGCGGCTCGACGACGACGCGTACCTGCTGGGGCTCGCGGCGGGGGAGCCGCGGCGCAGTCGCCCGCGGGTGCGCCGCGAAGTCGTGCCCGAGTCGACGCAGCGGCTCGTCGCCGAGCTGCCCTTCCCGGCGTTCGTCGAGGGCAGGCTGCTCGACGTGCTCGCCGCCAATCCGCTCGCGACGGCGCTGTCGCCGCGCCTCGCGCCGGGCCGCAATCGTCTGCGCGACGTGTTCCTCGACCCGGCCGAGCAGGCGATGTTCCAGGTCATGCAGGGCACGGCGGGCGCGCTCATCGCGGGCTTCCGGCAGTCGATCGGCACCGACGTCGACGACCCCGCGTGCATCGCGCTCGTCGGCGAGCTGTCGCTCGCGAGCGAGGACTTCCGCAGGCTCTGGGCGCGGCACGACGTCGGCCCGCGCCAGGGTGCGAGCCTGACGTTGCACCACCCCGAGGTCGGGCCGCTGCGCCTCGACCGCGAGAAGCTCGCCATCGCGGGCACGCCGGGCCTCATGCTCGTGATCTACCACGCCCAGCGCGGCACGGATGCGGCCGAACGGCTCGCGCTGCTCGCATCCGCGGCGCTGCCCGTCGCCGAGCGCGACGCCGACGCGCGCCGCTGA